In the Juglans microcarpa x Juglans regia isolate MS1-56 chromosome 6D, Jm3101_v1.0, whole genome shotgun sequence genome, one interval contains:
- the LOC121235621 gene encoding probable inactive purple acid phosphatase 27: MNGFLQLLQLAEFSFFSSLHFFTHSRTSLVLLSQKKIRLTKMADTAWSCGLMMKLFTMGMLWWLGSMGLASGHGHGRFDQHPLSEIDIYKTTLALRDSVSIKASPLILGLKGEDKEWVTVNVVNLDPSEDDWVAVFSPAEFNASTCSPVSSEEEEPYICSSPIKFKYANYSNSKYTKTGKTVLKFQLINQRADFSFVLFSGGLSTPKLVAVSNFITFANPKAPLYPRLAQGKSWDEMTVTWTSGYALNEAVPFVEYAVKGQAKARSPAGTLTIDQNSLCGSPARTVGWRDQGFIHTSFLKSLWPNFVYTYRMGHLLSNGSYIWSKSYSFRSSPYPGQDSPQCVVIFGDLGKAERDGSTMYADYQPGSLNTTDQLIKDLKNIDIVFVIGDLAYANGYISQWDQFMSQVEPIASAVPFMVASGNHERTWPNSGGFYQHTDSGGECGVTAETLFYVPAENRANFWYSTDYGMFRFCIADSEHDWREGSEQYRFLEHCLATVDRRKQPWLIFAAHRPLGYSSNEWYAKEGAYSEPMGRDDLQKLWQKYRVDIAFFGHVHNYERTCPIYQNTCVKSGNTSYSGVMNGTIHVVAGGGGSHLSSFATEIPNWSLFRDYDFGFTKLTAFNHSYLLFEYKKSSDGKVYDSFTIMREYTDVLACVHDSCAPSTLAS; the protein is encoded by the exons ATGAATGGCTTCTTACAACTACTTCAGCTAGCTgagttttccttcttctcttctctgcaTTTCTTCACTCATTCCAGAACTTCCCTGGTCCTTCTAAGCCAGAAAAAAATTAGGTTAACAAAAATGGCAGACACGGCCTGGAGCTGCGGCCTGATGATGAAGTTGTTTACAATGGGGATGCTATGGTGGTTGGGGAGCATGGGCTTGGCATCAGGTCACGGTCATGGCAGATTTGACCAGCACCCACTCTCTGAGATCGACATTTACAAAACGACTCTTGCCCTCCGTGACTCCGTCTCCATCAAAGCCAGTCCCCTCATTCTTGGCTTGAAG GGCGAGGATAAAGAATGGGTGACAGTGAATGTTGTGAACCTAGATCCATCTGAGGATGATTGGGTTGCAGTTTTCTCTCCTGCAGAGTTCAA CGCATCGACCTGTTCGCCAGTGTCTAGTGAAGAAGAGGAGCCATATATATGCTCAAGCCCGATTAAG TTCAAGTATGCAAATTACTCCAATTCAAAGTATACAAAAACTGGCAAAACTGTTCTCAAATTCCAGTTGATCAATCAGAGGGCAGATTTCTCCTTCGTATTATTTTCAGGCGGTTTGTCAACT CCTAAACTAGTGGcagtttcaaatttcataacatTTGCTAATCCTAAAGCACCTCTATATCCTCGCCTTGCTCAAGGGAAGTCTTGGGATGAA atgacagtaACTTGGACTAGTGGATATGCATTAAATGAAGCCGTTCCATTTGTTGAATATGCTGTGAAGGGACAAGCTAAAGCTCGATCCCCAGCTGGAACATTGACAATTGATCAAAACAGCCTTTGTG GTTCTCCTGCACGGACGGTAGGGTGGCGTGATCAAGGTTTCATACATACAAGTTTCTTGAAAAGTTTATGGCCCAACTTTGT GTACACTTACAGGATGGGTCATCTCTTATCGAATGGCTCATATATCTGGAGCAAATCCTACTCTTTCAGATCATCCCCTTATCCTGGACAGGACTCACCACAATGTGTCGTAATATTTGGCGACCTTGGGAAG GCTGAACGTGATGGTTCAACCATGTATGCTGATTATCAGCCAGGATCTCTAAATACTACCGACCAACTCATCAAGGACTTAAAAAACATTGACATAGTTTTCGTTATTGGAGATTTAGCTTATGCAAATGGATACATCTCACAGTGGGACCAATTCATGTCACAGGTTGAGCCCATTGCATCAGCTGTCCCATTTATGGTTGCAAG CGGTAATCATGAACGTACGTGGCCAAATTCAGGAGGCTTCTATCAACATACAGATTCAGGAGGGGAGTGTGGTGTGACTGCTGAGACCCTTTTCTACGTTCCTGCTGAGAACAGAGCAAACTTCTG GTATTCAACAGATTATGGCATGTTTCGGTTTTGCATAGCTGATAGTGAACATGATTGGAGGGAGGGATCAGAACAGTACCGATTCCTTGAGCATTGCCTTGCAACTGTGGATAGAAGGAAGCAACCTTGGTTGATCTTTGCTGCTCATAGGCCTCTAGGGTATTCCTCTAATGAATGGTATGCCAAAGAGGGTGCATATTCAGAGCCAATGGGAAGGGATGATTTGCAGAAGCTTTGGCAGAAGTACAGGGTAGACATTGCCTTTTTTGGCCATGTCCATAACTACGAAAGAACATGCCCCATTTACCAG AATACATGCGTAAAATCTGGAAATACGAGTTATTCCGGCGTCATGAATGGAACAATCCATGTTGTCGCTGGAGGTGGAGGTAGTCATTTATCATCCTTCGCCACAGAAATACCCAACTGGAGCCTTTTCAGAGACTATGACTTTGGCTTTACAAAACTGACAGCATTCAACCACTCTTATCTGCTCTTCGAGTACAAGAAAAGTAGTGACGGGAAGGTGTATGATTCATTCACCATTATGAGGGAATACACCGATGTCTTGGCTTGTGTTCATGATAGTTGTGCACCAAGCACTTTGGCCTCTTGA